From a region of the Mycobacteroides saopaulense genome:
- the uvrA gene encoding excinuclease ABC subunit UvrA → MADRLIVRGAREHNLRGIDLDLPRDSLIVFTGLSGSGKSSLAFDTIFAEGQRRYVESLSAYARQFLGQMDKPDVDFIEGLSPAVSIDQKSTNRNPRSTVGTITEVYDYLRLLYARAGTPHCPVCGEKIAKQTPQQIVDQVLDMEEGLRFQVLAPVVRTRKGEFVDLFEQLNSQGYSRIRVDGVVHSLTEPPKLKKQEKHDIEVVIDRLSVKASSKQRLTDSVETALRLADGIVVLEFVDADEDSPERERRFSEKLACPNGHPLAVDDLEPRSFSFNSPYGACPECTGLGIKKEVDPDLVVPDPDMTLAEGAIAPWSMGQNADYFVRLMAGLGDALGFDVDTPWKKLPAAAKKAILDGSSEQVHVRYKNRYGRTRSYYAEFEGVLAFLQRRMEQTESEWAKERYEGFMRDIPCPECNGTRLKPEILSVTLTAGEYGTKSIAQVCDLSIADCAQFLNALTLGHREQAIAGQVLKEVQFRLGFLLDVGLQYLSLARAAGTLSGGEAQRIRLATQIGSGLVGVLYVLDEPSIGLHQRDNRRLIETLTRLRDLGNTLIVVEHDEDTIRHADWVVDIGPAAGEHGGQVVHSGTYAELLKNKNSVTGSYLSGAESIPLPLMRRPIDPKRQVTVVGAREHNLKDIDVSFPLGVLTSVTGVSGSGKSTLVNDILATVLANKLNGARQVPGRHTRVTGLDQVDKLVRVDQSPIGRTPRSNPATYTGVFDKIRTLFAATTEAKVRGYQPGRFSFNVKGGRCEACTGDGTIKIEMNFLPDVYVPCEVCHGARYNRETLEVHYKGKTIAQVLDMPIEEAAEFFEPITSIHRYLNTLVEVGLGYVRLGQPAPTLSGGEAQRVKLAAELQKRSTGKTVYILDEPTTGLHFEDIRKLLTVINGLVDKGNTVIVIEHNLDVIKTSDWIIDMGPEGGSGGGSVVAQGAPEAVSRTAGSHTGEFLVDLLPKPVRNGKTPAKAPTKSAAKAPAKPRTRKVVTPV, encoded by the coding sequence GTGGCCGACCGTCTAATCGTGCGGGGCGCGCGTGAGCACAACCTGCGCGGTATCGACCTTGACCTACCCCGAGACAGCCTCATCGTCTTTACGGGCCTGTCCGGTTCTGGAAAGTCGAGCCTGGCCTTCGACACCATCTTCGCCGAGGGCCAACGTCGCTACGTCGAGTCACTGTCCGCGTACGCGCGCCAGTTTCTTGGCCAGATGGACAAGCCCGACGTCGACTTCATCGAGGGACTCTCGCCCGCCGTGTCGATCGACCAGAAGTCGACCAACCGTAACCCCCGGTCGACGGTGGGCACCATCACCGAGGTCTACGACTACCTGCGTCTGCTGTATGCCCGGGCCGGCACACCGCATTGCCCGGTGTGCGGGGAGAAAATCGCCAAGCAAACACCCCAGCAGATCGTCGACCAGGTGCTGGACATGGAGGAAGGCCTGCGATTCCAGGTGCTGGCTCCTGTGGTGCGCACCCGCAAGGGTGAGTTCGTCGACCTGTTCGAGCAGCTGAACTCGCAGGGCTACAGCCGTATTCGGGTGGATGGCGTGGTCCATTCGCTCACCGAACCTCCCAAGCTCAAGAAGCAGGAGAAGCACGATATCGAGGTGGTCATCGACCGTCTCTCGGTCAAGGCAAGCTCCAAGCAACGCCTCACCGACTCGGTGGAGACCGCACTGCGCCTCGCCGACGGAATCGTGGTTCTCGAATTCGTCGACGCCGACGAGGATTCTCCGGAGCGGGAGCGCAGGTTCTCCGAGAAACTCGCGTGCCCCAACGGCCACCCGCTGGCCGTGGATGATCTTGAGCCGCGTTCTTTTTCGTTCAACTCGCCTTATGGGGCCTGCCCGGAGTGCACCGGTCTGGGCATCAAGAAGGAAGTCGATCCCGACCTGGTGGTCCCCGATCCGGACATGACCCTTGCCGAGGGTGCCATCGCGCCCTGGTCGATGGGCCAGAACGCAGACTACTTCGTGCGGCTCATGGCCGGACTGGGCGACGCCCTCGGATTCGACGTGGACACCCCGTGGAAGAAGCTTCCGGCGGCCGCCAAGAAGGCGATCCTGGACGGCTCTTCCGAGCAGGTTCACGTCAGGTACAAGAACCGTTACGGCCGTACCCGGTCGTACTACGCCGAATTCGAAGGCGTGCTGGCCTTTCTGCAGCGCCGCATGGAGCAGACCGAGTCCGAGTGGGCCAAGGAACGCTACGAGGGCTTCATGCGGGACATTCCCTGCCCCGAGTGCAATGGCACCCGCCTGAAGCCGGAAATCCTTTCCGTCACTCTCACCGCGGGGGAGTACGGCACCAAATCGATCGCGCAGGTCTGCGATCTGTCGATCGCCGACTGCGCACAGTTCCTCAATGCCCTGACGCTCGGTCATCGCGAGCAGGCCATCGCCGGTCAGGTACTCAAGGAGGTCCAGTTCCGGCTGGGATTCCTGCTGGATGTCGGCCTGCAGTACTTGTCGCTGGCGCGCGCGGCCGGCACATTGTCCGGCGGTGAGGCGCAGCGCATCCGGCTGGCGACTCAGATCGGCTCCGGGCTGGTCGGGGTGCTCTATGTTCTCGACGAGCCGTCGATCGGCCTGCACCAGCGCGATAACCGGCGCCTCATCGAAACACTCACGCGGCTCAGGGATCTCGGTAACACATTGATCGTCGTCGAGCATGACGAGGACACCATCAGGCATGCCGACTGGGTCGTCGACATCGGCCCTGCCGCGGGCGAGCACGGCGGTCAGGTGGTGCACAGCGGCACCTACGCCGAACTCCTGAAAAACAAGAACTCCGTCACCGGTTCGTATCTGTCTGGGGCAGAGAGCATTCCGCTGCCGTTGATGCGCCGGCCGATCGACCCCAAACGGCAGGTCACCGTGGTGGGTGCGCGCGAGCACAACCTCAAGGACATCGACGTCTCCTTCCCCCTCGGAGTGCTGACCTCGGTCACCGGAGTTTCGGGCTCGGGCAAGTCGACGCTGGTCAACGACATCCTCGCCACTGTGCTCGCCAACAAGCTCAACGGCGCACGTCAGGTGCCCGGTCGCCACACCCGCGTGACCGGACTGGACCAGGTCGACAAGCTGGTGCGAGTGGACCAGTCGCCGATCGGGCGCACACCGCGCTCCAATCCGGCGACCTATACCGGCGTCTTCGACAAGATTCGCACGCTGTTCGCGGCGACCACCGAGGCCAAGGTGCGCGGCTATCAGCCGGGGCGGTTCTCCTTCAATGTCAAGGGCGGCCGCTGCGAGGCGTGCACGGGCGACGGCACCATCAAGATCGAGATGAATTTCCTGCCGGATGTGTACGTGCCCTGCGAGGTGTGCCACGGTGCGCGGTACAACCGGGAAACGCTCGAGGTCCACTACAAGGGCAAGACCATCGCTCAGGTACTCGACATGCCCATCGAGGAGGCCGCCGAGTTCTTCGAGCCCATCACCTCGATCCATCGGTATCTGAACACCCTGGTCGAGGTCGGTCTGGGTTACGTACGGCTGGGCCAGCCCGCGCCGACCCTCTCCGGCGGTGAGGCGCAGCGCGTCAAGCTGGCCGCCGAACTGCAGAAGCGGTCGACAGGCAAAACCGTGTACATCCTGGACGAGCCCACCACCGGTCTGCATTTCGAGGACATTCGTAAGCTGCTCACCGTCATCAACGGACTGGTGGACAAGGGCAACACGGTCATCGTCATCGAGCACAACCTCGACGTGATCAAGACATCGGACTGGATCATCGACATGGGCCCCGAAGGGGGATCGGGCGGTGGCTCTGTGGTTGCGCAGGGCGCGCCGGAAGCCGTCTCGCGGACGGCAGGAAGCCACACCGGCGAGTTCCTGGTGGACCTGTTGCCCAAGCCCGTTCGGAACGGCAAGACCCCGGCGAAGGCACCGACAAAGAGCGCGGCAAAGGCGCCCGCCAAACCGCGGACCAGGAAGGTTGTCACGCCGGTCTAG
- a CDS encoding MBL fold metallo-hydrolase produces MTSITIDDDYSGHIEPGSGVARRTVDGAAIIKASVGPMDNNAYIVTCTNTGKSLLIDAANDAERLATLLDENAPNIELIVTTHQHFDHWQALEAIVGKTQSPSAAHDLDAGPLPVPPTTLLAGGDSFDIGDLHFDVIHLRGHTPGSVALAFTAGDVTHLFTGDSLFPGGVGRTSGPEDFNQLLDDVSDRLFGAYPDSTIVYPGHGDDTTLGAERGSLGEWRERGW; encoded by the coding sequence ATGACCTCCATCACCATCGACGACGACTACTCCGGCCACATCGAGCCCGGCTCCGGCGTGGCACGTCGCACCGTGGACGGCGCGGCCATCATCAAGGCCTCCGTGGGCCCGATGGACAACAACGCGTACATCGTGACATGCACGAACACCGGCAAGTCGCTGCTGATCGACGCGGCCAACGACGCCGAGCGATTGGCCACCCTGCTGGACGAGAACGCCCCGAACATCGAGCTGATCGTGACCACGCATCAGCATTTCGACCACTGGCAGGCCCTGGAAGCAATCGTCGGAAAGACACAATCCCCCAGCGCCGCACATGATTTGGATGCCGGACCACTGCCGGTCCCGCCGACCACACTGCTGGCCGGAGGCGACAGCTTCGATATCGGTGATCTGCACTTCGACGTGATCCACCTGCGCGGACACACGCCGGGTTCGGTGGCGCTGGCATTCACCGCAGGCGATGTGACCCACCTGTTCACCGGAGACTCGCTGTTTCCCGGTGGCGTCGGGAGGACTTCCGGTCCCGAGGACTTCAATCAGCTGTTGGACGACGTCAGCGACCGGCTGTTCGGCGCGTACCCCGATTCCACGATCGTGTACCCGGGGCACGGTGACGACACCACCCTGGGCGCCGAGCGCGGTTCGCTCGGTGAATGGCGCGAACGAGGCTGGTGA
- a CDS encoding universal stress protein: MSAYSTVVVGTDGSDSSYRAVDRAGAIAGAAGAKLIVATAYFPENNPHSADVLKEDAYKVTGKAPVYDILRTARERAAAAGATSVEERSIEGAPVDALLDLVVDSKADLLVVGNVGLNTIAGRLLGSVPSDVARRSKCDVLIVHTT, from the coding sequence ATGAGTGCATACAGCACTGTCGTTGTCGGTACTGACGGATCGGATTCGTCGTACCGGGCGGTCGACCGCGCTGGAGCCATCGCGGGCGCCGCCGGTGCCAAGCTGATCGTCGCGACCGCGTACTTCCCGGAGAACAACCCCCACTCGGCCGATGTACTCAAAGAGGACGCGTACAAGGTCACCGGCAAGGCACCGGTCTACGACATCCTGCGCACCGCCCGTGAGCGCGCCGCTGCGGCGGGTGCCACGAGCGTCGAAGAGCGCTCGATCGAAGGAGCGCCGGTGGACGCGCTGCTGGACCTGGTGGTGGATTCCAAGGCCGACCTGCTGGTCGTCGGCAATGTCGGTCTCAACACCATCGCCGGGCGCCTGCTGGGGTCTGTCCCCTCGGATGTGGCGCGTCGCTCCAAGTGCGATGTGCTGATTGTTCACACCACCTAG
- a CDS encoding M20/M25/M40 family metallo-hydrolase produces the protein MNGTMHRILVLAAAVLTLASCGTTQNHSAPATTTPSDNDDRSAFRDLYRELIETNTTASQGSCTEAAQKMADRLKAAGYADKDVVLFSPPDHPKDGGLVATLAGAEPAAKPILLLAHIDVVEAKREDWKRDPFTLVEENGYFYARGAEDDKAMAAIFVDNLIRYRAENFVPKRPIRLALTCGEEGGGQVNGAEWLQQNRPELVDAEFVINEGAGGDLDEENKPVLLEIQAGQKIYQDFTLEVTDEGGHSSQPRPFNAINALGAGLNRLAAAPFPVQLNDVTRAYFTAQAPLQPGEVGQAMSAIVANPHDQAAAAVLSRNPLYNATLRTTCVPTKIEGGHANNALPQRATANVNCRILPGGSAGAVQEAIIKAVDDPKVSVTPAKAFRTDVASVPPLSPRIVDPIKAVAGSMWPGVPLVPTMSTGATDAIYFGKTPVYGLSGIFAQPGETHAHGLDERIQVKSLYDGRAFLYQVVKLYANGA, from the coding sequence ATGAACGGAACCATGCACCGGATTCTTGTCCTGGCCGCCGCCGTACTCACGCTGGCTTCCTGCGGTACGACGCAGAACCACAGCGCGCCGGCCACCACCACCCCGTCCGACAACGACGACCGTAGCGCCTTCAGAGACCTGTACCGGGAGCTGATCGAGACCAACACGACGGCATCACAGGGGAGTTGCACCGAGGCCGCACAGAAGATGGCCGATCGCCTCAAGGCCGCTGGGTACGCCGACAAGGACGTGGTGCTGTTCAGCCCGCCCGATCACCCGAAGGACGGCGGACTGGTCGCGACACTCGCCGGGGCCGAGCCCGCTGCCAAACCCATTCTGCTCTTGGCGCATATCGACGTGGTCGAAGCCAAACGTGAGGACTGGAAACGTGATCCGTTCACGCTCGTGGAGGAGAACGGGTACTTCTACGCCCGCGGCGCCGAGGACGACAAGGCCATGGCCGCCATTTTCGTGGACAACCTCATCCGGTACCGCGCGGAGAATTTCGTGCCGAAACGCCCGATCAGGCTCGCGCTCACCTGTGGCGAGGAGGGCGGCGGACAGGTCAACGGCGCCGAGTGGCTGCAACAGAATCGGCCCGAGCTCGTCGATGCCGAGTTCGTCATCAACGAAGGTGCCGGGGGCGACCTCGACGAGGAGAACAAACCCGTCCTGCTCGAGATCCAGGCGGGCCAGAAGATCTACCAGGACTTCACCCTCGAGGTTACCGACGAGGGCGGACACAGCAGCCAGCCCCGACCGTTCAACGCCATAAATGCGCTTGGCGCGGGTTTGAACCGGTTGGCCGCCGCACCGTTCCCGGTTCAGCTCAACGATGTCACCCGGGCCTATTTCACGGCACAGGCTCCGCTGCAGCCGGGGGAGGTGGGGCAGGCCATGTCGGCGATCGTCGCCAACCCGCACGATCAGGCCGCGGCAGCGGTGCTGTCCCGCAATCCGCTCTACAACGCCACGCTGCGCACCACCTGCGTCCCCACCAAAATCGAAGGCGGGCATGCCAACAATGCGCTGCCACAGCGCGCCACCGCGAACGTGAACTGCCGAATACTGCCCGGCGGCTCCGCCGGGGCCGTGCAGGAGGCGATCATCAAAGCCGTCGACGACCCGAAAGTCTCGGTAACCCCCGCCAAGGCGTTCCGCACCGACGTCGCGAGTGTCCCGCCCTTGTCGCCGCGAATCGTCGACCCGATCAAGGCCGTCGCCGGATCGATGTGGCCGGGTGTGCCGTTGGTGCCCACGATGTCCACCGGAGCCACCGATGCCATCTACTTCGGCAAGACTCCCGTGTACGGCCTCAGCGGCATATTCGCCCAGCCGGGAGAGACGCACGCGCACGGTCTGGACGAGCGAATCCAGGTGAAATCCCTGTACGACGGACGGGCGTTCCTCTATCAAGTCGTCAAGCTCTATGCCAACGGTGCGTGA
- a CDS encoding MFS transporter gives MTQEPRTGSWRDLLGGRQLGIITVLAGGVALYATNVYLTTSLLPSAVADIGGERLYAWVTTIYLIASVSAATVVSPLLTWAGPRGAYLIAFGAFAVGTLVCATARGIEVMLAGRAVQGAAGGLLAGLAYAVINSALPQRLWTRASALTSAMWGVGTFVGPAAGGLFAQFGLWRWAFASLTAITLGIAAMVPAVLSAAESTSSQSPLQRVPVRSLLVITLAAGLVAVAGLQSQLPTMAGLIVVAAALTVLFVTLDRRSAASVLPKAVFARNPLKWIYLTIAVLAAASMVETFIPFFGQRLGHLAPVAAGFLGASLAFGWTAGEMVSASAKMRTVMRVVAFAPLVVAAGLLLAGTMQHEGAGAVQIALWVLGFTVTGAGIGMAWPHLAAAAMGVSTDPAGSTAAAAISTVQLIAGAFGAGVAGVLVNLGGSSTRGAPLLFLGFAAMTACGVAVSSRVFRVPPTTDVTDTAGEGSVSAPV, from the coding sequence ATGACGCAGGAACCGCGGACGGGCAGTTGGCGAGATCTGTTGGGAGGCAGACAGCTCGGCATCATCACGGTGCTCGCCGGTGGGGTGGCGCTATACGCCACCAACGTGTACCTCACCACCAGCCTGTTGCCGAGTGCAGTAGCGGACATCGGCGGAGAACGTCTCTACGCCTGGGTGACCACGATCTATCTCATCGCGTCGGTGAGCGCCGCCACCGTCGTCAGTCCGCTACTCACCTGGGCGGGTCCACGCGGTGCGTACCTGATCGCGTTCGGCGCATTCGCCGTGGGCACCCTGGTGTGCGCGACCGCGCGTGGAATAGAGGTGATGCTCGCCGGACGCGCGGTGCAGGGTGCGGCCGGCGGCCTACTGGCGGGCCTCGCCTACGCTGTCATCAATAGTGCACTGCCTCAACGGTTATGGACACGCGCCTCCGCACTCACCTCGGCCATGTGGGGTGTCGGCACTTTTGTGGGTCCGGCGGCAGGCGGATTGTTCGCTCAATTCGGGCTGTGGCGTTGGGCATTTGCGTCCCTGACGGCGATCACCCTCGGCATCGCGGCAATGGTTCCCGCCGTGCTCTCCGCAGCCGAGAGCACCAGCTCCCAGAGCCCCCTGCAACGCGTTCCGGTGCGCTCGCTGCTGGTCATCACGCTGGCGGCGGGCTTGGTGGCGGTGGCGGGACTCCAATCGCAACTGCCGACCATGGCGGGGTTGATCGTCGTCGCGGCCGCCCTGACGGTCCTGTTCGTCACGCTCGATCGACGGTCCGCCGCCTCGGTCCTGCCCAAAGCGGTCTTCGCGCGCAACCCATTGAAGTGGATCTACCTGACGATCGCGGTGCTGGCGGCGGCGTCGATGGTGGAGACGTTCATCCCCTTCTTCGGTCAGCGGCTCGGACACCTTGCCCCGGTGGCGGCCGGATTCCTCGGCGCCTCCTTGGCATTCGGGTGGACCGCCGGCGAGATGGTGAGCGCGTCGGCCAAAATGCGGACCGTCATGCGGGTGGTGGCGTTCGCGCCGCTCGTGGTGGCGGCAGGGCTGCTCCTCGCGGGCACCATGCAGCACGAGGGCGCCGGCGCCGTCCAGATCGCGCTATGGGTGCTCGGTTTCACCGTGACCGGTGCCGGCATCGGCATGGCCTGGCCGCATCTGGCGGCCGCGGCGATGGGAGTGTCCACAGATCCGGCAGGAAGCACGGCGGCCGCCGCCATCAGCACCGTGCAGCTGATTGCCGGGGCCTTCGGCGCCGGGGTGGCCGGTGTGCTCGTCAATCTCGGCGGATCCTCCACCCGCGGCGCCCCTCTGCTGTTCCTGGGGTTCGCCGCGATGACGGCTTGTGGTGTTGCGGTGTCCTCCAGAGTGTTTCGTGTGCCGCCCACAACGGACGTGACGGATACGGCAGGGGAGGGCTCGGTTAGCGCCCCCGTGTAA
- the soxR gene encoding redox-sensitive transcriptional activator SoxR: MKDKAELLPIGEVARRSGIAVSAVRYYADIGLIPAERTSGNARVFRRHALRRISLIRVATGFGIPLAEVADVLASLPADRAPSTRDWQRISRQWHSHLEARKNAIADMQDKLTGCIGCGCLSMTKCMLFNPGDVLADDGATGARLLADPG, from the coding sequence ATGAAGGACAAGGCCGAGCTGCTGCCGATCGGCGAGGTGGCCAGGCGCAGCGGAATCGCGGTGTCCGCCGTGCGCTACTACGCCGATATCGGCCTGATCCCTGCCGAGCGCACCTCCGGCAACGCGCGGGTCTTTCGCCGTCACGCCTTACGCCGTATCTCCCTGATCCGGGTGGCGACCGGATTCGGCATCCCTCTCGCGGAGGTCGCCGACGTACTGGCCAGCCTCCCTGCCGATCGGGCGCCCAGTACCCGTGACTGGCAACGGATCTCCCGGCAATGGCATTCACATCTGGAAGCGCGCAAGAACGCCATCGCCGACATGCAGGACAAGTTGACCGGATGCATCGGCTGTGGATGTCTGTCCATGACGAAATGCATGCTGTTCAACCCCGGTGACGTCCTCGCGGATGACGGCGCCACCGGGGCGCGCCTGCTTGCCGATCCCGGCTGA